In Corallococcus exiguus, the DNA window CAATCTCCAGCAACTTCTCTAGGGATGGAACCATGGGCTACATGCCTCCGCTGGTGGTTGGCCCCGAAGGTGTCACCACGACGGGCTTGATGCCCATGGCACAGACCTTCGTGACTCGAGCACCGTCAATGGCCGCCTTGAGCGTCAGGTCGTAGAAGGTCTTGAATTCCTCGCAGGCAATTCCGATGGGCGTGGCTGGCGTCGCGCCAGAGAAAGTGGTCCTCGCTGCCTGATTCGCGCAACTCGCGGAGAGGCTTTGGGCTTGTTCCATGGAGATCGCTCCCTGCGCACCGTTGACGATGGGCATCTCCACGCCGAACTTGCAGTAGAGCAACTCTCCCGTGTCACGGGCGATGCCGACGTGGAGACAGGCTGCCATCCAGCCACCTGGTTTCTTTCCACGCTGCTTCACCACTTCATGAAAGACGAAGTGACGGGGGCGCAGGGCGCCCTCTACATACGTCGCGGAACCGCCTGTCGCGCAGGCGGATGACAACGCGACGCCGCACAGCGTGACCGCGGCCTTCCAGAAGCCTGACACACCCATGGCCCACCTCCAGGGGTGACACACTTCACGGGGCCGGAAGTCCGGCCCCTCACAGCGCACAGCCTACTGCTACGGCTGAGCGACCTGCTCGCGCAGCTGGGCGATGGCGGGGGCCAGCTGCGGGGGCTGCATGTTCTTCGGCACTTCCACCGTGAAGCGTTCGAAGTGCTCCAGCGCTCCGGCCTTGTCGCCCCGGCGCAGCGACAGGCTGCCCAGGAAGATGAGCGCCTCCTGCGCGTCCGGCCACGTGTCCACCAGCTCCATCAGCTCCTGCTCCGCGCCCTGCAGGTCGCCCTGCGACGCCGCGCGCAGCACGCCCCGGTGCACCCGCAGCTCCACGTTGAACGGATCCACCGCCAGGCCCTTCAGCGTCACCTTCAGCGCTTCGTCGAACTGCTGCTGACGGATGAGCTCGTGGCTCAGCATCGACGCGGCCTCCACGTCGCCCGGGTTCGACGCCAGCCGCTGACGCGCCTGCTCCAGCTCGTCGTTCATCTCGGGCATCTGCGGCATCTGCTGCTGGGCCATGCCCGGCGGCGTCGCGCCCGTGCCCATCTGGCCTTCTTCGCGCGGCTTCTGCTCGGAGACGAGCAGGTAGCCCAGCCCTCCGAAGAAGACCACCACGCCCGCGCCCCACAGCGCGCCCACCATCTGCGGGTTGCGCGACGCCCAACCCGAGGGCGCCGGCACGTTGCGCGCGGGCGCCTTCACTCCCGCCGCCTGCCGCTTCTGGTGCTCGTCCTTCGCGCGCAGCGCCGCGGCCGCTTCCTTCTCCAGCCGCGCCTTCTCCGCCGTGTAGTGCTCCGCGGTGAAGTGGTGCTTCTCCGCCTCCAGCGTGCGCAGCTGCTCGATGAGCGACTGCGCCCGCTGCGCCAGGTCGTCCGCCGTTCCGTCCGCCTTCGCCGTGGTGTCCGACGGCAGCGCGCTCCCCGTCTTCATCTTCATGTAGAGGAGCCACGCGGCCGCCAGCACGAAGGCGACCGAGAGGACGATGATTCCGGGCAACCAGTTGGTGGGCTCGGGCTGCATGGCTTAGCGCTCCAGCTCCCGGCGCACGGCCTGGAGGTAGGGGTCCGCTTCGTCCGTGGACGGCGCGGGGGTGGAAGGGGAGGGGGCCGGCGCGGCTTCCGCGGGCGCGGCGGCCTCTGGCAATGGCTGACGCTGCTTCAGGATGACGAAGAGGCCGCCCAGCACCAGCGCGACCGGCCCCAGCCACACGAACCAGTTGAAGCCCTCCGCGCGCGGCTCCAGCAACACCCACTCGCCGTAGCGCGCCACGAAGTAGTCGACGATTTCGGTGTCCGTCTTTCCGTCGGAGACCAGCTCGCGCACCTTGTCCAGCTGCGCGCGCGCCATGGACGACGGGCTGTCCGCCACCGACAGGCCCTGGCACACCGCGCAGCGCAGTTTCTTCGCCAGCTGCTGCACTCGCGCCTCCTGGGCCGGCGCGAGAGGCTCACTCGCGGCCTGCTGCGGCGCGAACTGCCCCGTGGCAAGGCTCAGGGCGAGGGTCAACGAGACGAGGACGGCATTCATCGGGGGCTCCAGCGGGGGCCGTCCCTAACTACCGCCCCCTGACGGGTATTGCACACGGAATCCTGGGCCGCACGCCCGCCGCCCGGGCAGCCCTTCCGATTGAAGCCAGCGGCCTAGCCCCGGTAGCCCGAGTCGGGCTCGGTCTCCAGGTCCTGGTCCGGATCGTACGGGTCGTCCTCCGGCGGCAGGTACTCCGCCGGCTCGTCGCGGCCCAGCGCGTGGCGCACGGCATGGAAGCCCACCGCCCCCAGGCCCAGGAGGAACGCGATGGGGCCCACCGCGAGCTTCACCCCCGCGAGCGCCCAGAGCAGGCTCACGCTCACCGCGCCCACCGGCACCCACCGCAGGAAGGCCGGGCGCTCCACGTCCGTCCGCAGCGCCGCGAGCACGAGCAGCGACAGGAGCGCCAGCAGCGGCAGCTCCGACAACGGCAGGTCCCAGCCCGAGCGCGACGCGACGCCGCCCCCCGCGCTGTAGAGAGAGTCGTCCGAGGGCCGCGTGGTGGGAATCACGCGCAACTCGGCCGGCACGCTGCGCACGCCGCCCGGCACCGGCGCGTTGTCCGGCAGCGCCGAGCCGTCCGCCATCACCTTGCCCCACGACAGGAAGAGCGCCACCACGCACACCGCCACGCCCGCCAGCGCCACCACCCGGGGGAAGCGCAGGAGCGAGCGCAGGTCGAAGTCGCGCGCCACGCCGTCCGGCTCCGCGATGACCAGCTTGTACTGCTCCACGGCGATGAGCGCCGTCCCCGCCGCCCAGATGGGGAAGAGCAGGTTGAAGCCGGACAGCAGCCGCACGGACAGCGCCAGCAGCAGCAGCGTGAACGCGGCGGGGATCTCCGGCCGCATCAGCACCAGCGGCACGGAGTCCACCCAGCCGGGCGCGTTGCCGTCGCGGCGCAGCTCCCGCGCGACGAGCGCCACGCAGCCCACCAGCGACAGCAAGGTCCCCAGCACGCCCACGCTGGGGAAGAAGGGCAGGATGGACAGCACCAGCGAGAACGCCACCAGCCCCACGCCCAACACGCTCTGCGAGTGGCCCGGCACGTCCTTCAGCCAGGGGGGGCCCGTGTACGGATCCTCGTCCTCGAACTCCTCCGGCGGAGGCTGTGCCTTGGAGCCGCGTGGGGGCTGAGCGCCGCTGGCCTGGCGCCGGTCTTCCTCCTCTTCGTCCAGGATCTCCGCCGCATAGGCCGGCTCGGTCATGGGACGGCTGGGGCGGTTGCTCCTGGCGCTGCTGGCTCGGGGCGGGGGCGCGGGACGTGCGGGCATTTTCGCGCCGCAGTTCTCGCAGTACATCAAGCGGACGTCCGCCGCGCTTTCACCGCACTCGGGGCACTGCATGGGAAGCCCACCTCGCTGGAGCAGGGGCCGGGGGAAGCCCTCGCGAACGACGCCGACAGATGGGACTTACTACGGATTCCAGGCCTCCCGCGAGGCGGCCCCGGGCCTCCCTCTTCCGGCTCCCGGGTGCCTGCCTTCCAAGCGGGCGCAAGTTGACTCAGTTTTGACGCGCGGCTTCCGCGGTGGGACGGGCCGCCGGCTGGGTCAGCTCCTGCACCCGGGTGGCCAGCGTCTTCGGGTCGATGGGACCCACGTGCTTGCCGCGGATGATGCCCTGCGCGTCGATGAAGTACGTTTCCGGGACGCCCGCGACGCCGTAGTCCACCGCCATGCGCGAGCGCTCATCCATCAGCTGCGGGAAGCTCGCGCCCATGCGGCGCAGGAAGTCGCGCGCGTTGGGCTCCGTGTCCTCGAAGACGACGCCCATGAACACGGCCTGGGAGCCCAGCTCGCGCGCGCCCCACTCGAGCACCGGGTGTTCGTACTTGCAGGGCCCGCACCACGACGCCCAGAAGTTGATGACCACCGGGCGGCCCTTCAGGTCCGCCAGCTTCACGGCGTCGCCGCCGTCCAGCGGCTTGAGTGTGAAGTCCGGCGCGGCCGCACCCTTCAGCATGAAGGGCACCTCGTGAGGGTTCCGCCCGAAGCCCTGGAAGAGGACGAAGAGCAGCGCCGCCCCCACCGCGGCGAACACCAGCGGAAGCCGCCAGCGCTTCATGCCGCACCCCGCTCGGCGTCCGTGCCCGGCAGGGGAGGCGAAGCTCCCACCGTCGGCGCGTCCGCGCGCAGCACCGCCGCCCGGCGCGAAGGCCATACGGCAATGAGCGTGCCCAGCATCAGGAGCGGCAGGCTGTACCAGATCCATCCCACCAGCGGGAACACCCAGACGTTGAAGCTCGCCGTGCCCGTCGTCTCGCTGAAGGCCATCAGCGAGATGTACAGGTCCTCCTTCGGCGACTCACGCACCGCGGGCGTGCCCACGGGGTCCGTGCTCCGCTCGTAGTAGTTCATGCGCGGGCGCGCCTCCGTCACGTCGCCGTTGGGCGCCGTCACCTCCAGGCGCGCGGCGACGAAGGTGCGGTGCGGCTCCTCGCCGCTGGACAGGCCCAGGTACTTCAGCTGGTAGCCGTCCAGCATCATGGTGCCGTCCTTCTTCAGCGTGCCGGACGTGTGCTTCACGTACGCGCTGGAGGCCGCCACGGCGACGATGATGAGCACGATGCCCAGGTGCACCACGTAGCCGCCGAAGCGCCGGCGCGACTTGCTCGTCGCGGTGGTCAGCGCCGTGACGAAGCCCTCCTTGCGCTCCGTCATTCGCACGCGCACCGGCACCACCAGCTCCCGCAGGGTGATGAGGGTGACGAAGCCCGCCAGGCCGAACGTGAGCAGCGGGTACACACCGCGCAGCCCCGCCGCGTAGCAGGCGATGGTGATGACCACGCCCACCGCCGCGGGGATGAGGAACTGCCGGCGCAGCGTGGCCTTGTCCGGCGTGCCCCACGGCAGCACCGGGCCCACGCCCATCAGGAAGAGCACCGCGATGCCGCCCGGCACCGCCATCTTGTTGAAGTACGGCTCACCCACGCTCACGCGGATGCCGCGCACGGCCTCCGACACCAGCGGGTAGAGCGTGCCCAGGAGCACCGTGAAGGTGATGGCCACGAACACCAGGTTGTTCACCAGGATGCTCGCCTCGCGCGACAGCAGCGACGAGAGCCGGCCCTCCGGCGCCAGCAGGTGGCCGCGCGTGGCCAGCAGGCCAATGCACACCACCAGCAGGACGGCGATGAAGACCAGGAACGTGGGCCCGATGTCCGACTGGGTGAACGAGTGCA includes these proteins:
- a CDS encoding tetratricopeptide repeat protein, whose amino-acid sequence is MQPEPTNWLPGIIVLSVAFVLAAAWLLYMKMKTGSALPSDTTAKADGTADDLAQRAQSLIEQLRTLEAEKHHFTAEHYTAEKARLEKEAAAALRAKDEHQKRQAAGVKAPARNVPAPSGWASRNPQMVGALWGAGVVVFFGGLGYLLVSEQKPREEGQMGTGATPPGMAQQQMPQMPEMNDELEQARQRLASNPGDVEAASMLSHELIRQQQFDEALKVTLKGLAVDPFNVELRVHRGVLRAASQGDLQGAEQELMELVDTWPDAQEALIFLGSLSLRRGDKAGALEHFERFTVEVPKNMQPPQLAPAIAQLREQVAQP
- a CDS encoding cytochrome c-type biogenesis protein, producing MNAVLVSLTLALSLATGQFAPQQAASEPLAPAQEARVQQLAKKLRCAVCQGLSVADSPSSMARAQLDKVRELVSDGKTDTEIVDYFVARYGEWVLLEPRAEGFNWFVWLGPVALVLGGLFVILKQRQPLPEAAAPAEAAPAPSPSTPAPSTDEADPYLQAVRRELER
- a CDS encoding zinc ribbon domain-containing protein, coding for MTEPAYAAEILDEEEEDRRQASGAQPPRGSKAQPPPEEFEDEDPYTGPPWLKDVPGHSQSVLGVGLVAFSLVLSILPFFPSVGVLGTLLSLVGCVALVARELRRDGNAPGWVDSVPLVLMRPEIPAAFTLLLLALSVRLLSGFNLLFPIWAAGTALIAVEQYKLVIAEPDGVARDFDLRSLLRFPRVVALAGVAVCVVALFLSWGKVMADGSALPDNAPVPGGVRSVPAELRVIPTTRPSDDSLYSAGGGVASRSGWDLPLSELPLLALLSLLVLAALRTDVERPAFLRWVPVGAVSVSLLWALAGVKLAVGPIAFLLGLGAVGFHAVRHALGRDEPAEYLPPEDDPYDPDQDLETEPDSGYRG
- a CDS encoding TlpA family protein disulfide reductase; its protein translation is MKRWRLPLVFAAVGAALLFVLFQGFGRNPHEVPFMLKGAAAPDFTLKPLDGGDAVKLADLKGRPVVINFWASWCGPCKYEHPVLEWGARELGSQAVFMGVVFEDTEPNARDFLRRMGASFPQLMDERSRMAVDYGVAGVPETYFIDAQGIIRGKHVGPIDPKTLATRVQELTQPAARPTAEAARQN
- a CDS encoding heme lyase CcmF/NrfE family subunit, which gives rise to MNGMLGYGLVLAGLAFAAFGAILGLVGGMRRNDASYPWVLRAVWGFAACMIGSNLVMVEALINHDFSVKYVAQVGSRATPLIYTIVSLWSALEGSILFWGLIMGVYLAAFAWVHRKEHARYMQLALGTMLAVGVFFAFLIAGPANPWGAVSPVPADGPGPNPLLQNHFLMIIHPPMLYAGYVGMTVPFGVAVAGLLRGEIGEAWMAPLRRWTLIAWMFLTLGIVLGSWWAYAVLGWGGYWAWDPVENASFLPWLTATAFMHSTMVQERKRMLKLWTLSLALASFVLTILGTFMTRSGIFNSVHSFTQSDIGPTFLVFIAVLLVVCIGLLATRGHLLAPEGRLSSLLSREASILVNNLVFVAITFTVLLGTLYPLVSEAVRGIRVSVGEPYFNKMAVPGGIAVLFLMGVGPVLPWGTPDKATLRRQFLIPAAVGVVITIACYAAGLRGVYPLLTFGLAGFVTLITLRELVVPVRVRMTERKEGFVTALTTATSKSRRRFGGYVVHLGIVLIIVAVAASSAYVKHTSGTLKKDGTMMLDGYQLKYLGLSSGEEPHRTFVAARLEVTAPNGDVTEARPRMNYYERSTDPVGTPAVRESPKEDLYISLMAFSETTGTASFNVWVFPLVGWIWYSLPLLMLGTLIAVWPSRRAAVLRADAPTVGASPPLPGTDAERGAA